In Flavobacteriaceae bacterium, the following proteins share a genomic window:
- a CDS encoding ABC transporter substrate-binding protein, which produces MKHKLIIILLFFSITSNAQDFSALWKGHFSYLNVVDVVEGNNKIYVASENAVFSYDTETFQIEEVSTIEGLSGEFISTLHYSETFEQLIIGYQNGLIEIYLERTNDVLTVVDILEEQAVPPNRKRINHFNEYNGSIFIATDYGISEYDLERLEFLDSFFIGDGGGQIIVTQTAIFEDRIYASCMSNSGIRSALVASNNLIDFQQWTQINGGNFLGIETVGSNLYTIATNRVISDISTTNVFTQLFTYNNNPIDIKSENNNLIITTRSEVFVYDSDFNILATATPTSEFNTQFTSATTSNEEIYIGTAEFGALRSTIFSPLIYTEIHPNGPLRNDTFSVQSGGSNTWVTYGDYDIFFNPSPLREFGFSHLNQEVWNNIPFEDTFDSRNLNAISVNPENPSQIFISSFQDGILEVNNGIPTQRLDETNSGLESLMLPGNPNFRSLRVSGTTFDNQGFLWSVTSLISSPLKYFNQDTNTWRSFDFTPIIQDPISDELGFSDLVIDNSGTKFIGSFRSGVIGFNENGNDLKNIFDEDTANLPSPSIEALAVDNRNQLWIGTRQGLRVLFNTSSFFTEENIRTEAIVILDDGIPRELLEEQFISDIKVDGSNNKWIATVGAGVFLFSPDGQETLFHFNVDNSPLPSNNVNDIAIDSDNGVVYFATQRGLVSFEAGGSNPVNNLSEAFIYPNPVRPNFDLNQRRITIKDISENVNIKITDIEGNLVAEAESRTNSRFRGFNLEIDGGTALWNGKNLANNTVRSGVYLILLSDLDTFETKVLKLLIIR; this is translated from the coding sequence ATGAAACACAAGCTTATAATTATATTACTTTTCTTCTCGATTACTAGTAATGCTCAAGATTTTTCTGCATTATGGAAAGGGCATTTTTCGTATTTAAATGTTGTGGATGTAGTTGAAGGAAATAATAAAATATATGTAGCTTCAGAAAATGCAGTATTTTCATATGATACAGAAACATTTCAAATAGAGGAGGTTTCTACTATAGAAGGACTTTCGGGAGAATTTATTTCAACATTACATTATAGTGAAACTTTTGAACAACTTATAATAGGATATCAAAACGGATTGATAGAAATTTATCTTGAAAGAACAAACGATGTTTTAACTGTTGTTGATATTTTAGAAGAGCAAGCTGTTCCCCCTAATAGAAAAAGAATAAATCATTTTAACGAATATAATGGAAGCATTTTTATTGCTACAGATTATGGTATTTCGGAATATGATTTAGAACGTTTAGAATTTTTAGATTCTTTTTTTATTGGAGATGGAGGAGGTCAAATTATCGTAACTCAAACAGCTATTTTTGAAGATCGCATTTATGCATCTTGTATGAGTAATAGTGGAATTAGAAGCGCATTAGTCGCAAGTAATAATTTGATAGACTTTCAGCAATGGACACAAATTAACGGAGGCAATTTTTTAGGAATAGAAACTGTTGGAAGTAATTTATATACTATTGCAACAAACAGAGTTATTTCTGATATAAGCACTACAAATGTATTTACCCAATTATTTACTTATAATAATAATCCAATTGACATAAAATCGGAAAACAATAATCTTATAATTACAACAAGAAGTGAAGTATTTGTTTATGATAGCGATTTTAACATTCTTGCTACTGCAACACCAACTTCAGAGTTTAATACACAATTTACATCTGCGACAACCTCAAATGAAGAAATTTATATAGGAACAGCAGAGTTTGGCGCTTTAAGATCAACGATTTTCAGCCCATTAATATATACGGAAATACATCCTAATGGTCCATTACGAAATGATACCTTTTCTGTACAATCTGGAGGTTCAAATACATGGGTTACCTATGGAGATTATGATATATTTTTTAATCCATCTCCACTTCGTGAATTTGGATTTAGCCACTTAAATCAAGAAGTATGGAATAATATTCCTTTTGAAGATACTTTTGATTCAAGGAATTTAAATGCTATTTCTGTAAACCCAGAAAATCCTAGTCAAATATTTATAAGCTCTTTTCAAGATGGAATTTTAGAAGTTAATAATGGTATTCCAACTCAACGATTAGATGAAACTAATAGCGGATTAGAATCATTAATGCTTCCAGGCAATCCTAATTTTAGAAGTTTAAGAGTTTCAGGAACGACATTTGATAATCAAGGTTTTTTATGGTCTGTTACATCATTAATAAGTAGTCCTTTAAAATATTTTAATCAAGATACCAATACGTGGAGGAGTTTTGATTTTACACCAATAATTCAAGATCCAATAAGTGATGAATTAGGATTTAGTGATTTAGTAATAGATAATAGTGGTACTAAATTTATAGGAAGCTTTAGATCTGGAGTAATTGGATTTAATGAAAATGGAAATGATCTCAAAAATATATTTGACGAAGATACTGCAAACTTACCGTCTCCCTCTATAGAAGCATTAGCTGTAGATAATAGAAATCAACTCTGGATAGGAACAAGACAAGGTTTGCGTGTTTTGTTTAACACATCAAGTTTTTTCACAGAAGAAAATATAAGAACAGAAGCAATTGTAATATTAGATGACGGCATACCAAGAGAATTATTAGAAGAACAATTTATATCAGATATAAAAGTGGACGGTTCTAATAATAAATGGATAGCTACAGTTGGAGCAGGAGTGTTTTTATTTAGTCCAGATGGACAAGAGACTTTATTTCATTTTAACGTAGATAACTCACCATTACCTTCTAATAATGTAAATGATATAGCAATAGATTCAGATAATGGAGTTGTATATTTTGCAACACAAAGGGGATTAGTATCATTCGAAGCTGGTGGTTCAAATCCTGTAAATAACTTATCTGAGGCATTTATATATCCTAATCCAGTTAGACCAAACTTTGACCTTAATCAAAGAAGAATTACGATTAAAGATATAAGCGAAAATGTAAATATAAAAATCACAGATATTGAAGGAAATTTAGTTGCAGAAGCAGAATCTAGAACTAATTCAAGATTTAGAGGGTTTAATTTAGAAATAGATGGGGGAACCGCCTTATGGAATGGTAAAAATTTAGCAAATAACACCGTAAGATCTGGTGTATACTTAATTCTTTTATCTGACTTAGATACCTTTGAAACTAAGGTTTTAAAACTATTGATTATTCGCTAA
- the recO gene encoding DNA repair protein RecO: protein MIESSKVIVLSKIRFKDHDLIVKCFTKAFGVKSYLLKGILKSKKGKFKAAYFQPLTLLDVDAEYKNNRTLHYLKDVKLKYHYSTIHTNIIKSSIAMFLSELLNSILIEEEKNEPLYNFIETSLIWFDENETYNNFHFVFLIELTKYLGFYPETPRNSTSYFNLEDGRFHNKEISNYCITGKHLTILKQILGTKFDNTKILNINSSEKREFLNMILLYFKLHLDGFKTPKSLSVLNQVYN from the coding sequence ATGATAGAGTCATCAAAAGTCATTGTATTATCTAAAATTCGATTTAAAGATCATGATTTAATAGTAAAATGTTTTACTAAAGCTTTTGGAGTTAAAAGCTATCTTTTAAAGGGAATATTAAAATCTAAAAAAGGAAAATTTAAAGCAGCATATTTTCAACCGTTAACATTATTAGATGTCGATGCAGAGTATAAAAATAATAGAACATTACATTATTTAAAAGATGTAAAACTAAAGTATCACTATTCTACAATTCATACAAATATTATAAAGAGTTCTATTGCAATGTTTCTTTCAGAATTATTAAATTCTATTTTAATTGAAGAAGAGAAAAATGAGCCCTTATATAATTTTATTGAGACCTCTTTAATTTGGTTTGATGAAAATGAAACATATAACAATTTTCATTTTGTATTTTTAATAGAACTTACTAAATATTTAGGGTTTTATCCTGAAACTCCAAGAAACTCTACATCATATTTTAATTTAGAGGATGGTAGATTTCATAATAAAGAAATTAGCAATTATTGTATCACTGGAAAGCATTTAACAATATTAAAACAGATTTTAGGTACAAAATTTGATAATACTAAAATACTCAACATAAATTCGAGTGAAAAGCGTGAGTTTTTAAATATGATTTTACTCTATTTTAAATTACATTTGGACGGTTTTAAAACCCCAAAATCTTTATCAGTTTTAAATCAAGTATATAATTAA
- a CDS encoding TonB-dependent receptor, with protein sequence MKYIFLFFLCLFSFAIKAQNITVFDQSSKEPIAGVAVYNSSKSKSATSDVDGVVCLDLFLENEKLFFQHISYIKTVYTKSKIGKEIFLKSKSQDLEEIVVSTSKFEQNKKEIAQKITNIKSETVALTNPQTSADLLKSSGYVFIQKSQLGGGSPIIRGFSTNRLSLIVDGVRFNNAIFRGGNVQNVISIDPFSVQNSEVTLGPGAVIYGSDAIGGVINFYSLKPKLSEIDNFSFNGNAAIRYASASNENTGHLDFNLGYKKWAFLTSVSYTNFDDLRAGGNGPDDFLRPDFVQRINNQDVIVTNDSPRDQISSGYDQINFLQKVHYKASDRLSFDLGLHYTTTSDYDRYDRLIRRNSDGQLRSAEWFFGPQRWFSANFQVTKLSSSSNLYDKIKFTSAYQNFQESRNDRNFNATNRRIREENVDALSANIDFEKTVSNRSKLSYGAEYVYNLVNSEARQLNIFTDVTSAIATRYPDGSSWESFATYINYKYKPNTKLTFQSGLRYNHIFIDADLSGNNDFFNFPFEDANLNTGALTGGVGISWSPNNIFHWKLNASTAFRAPNIDDIGRIFDSEAGSVVVPNADLKSEYAYSGELGLTLNFDGRVILDLSSYYTYLDDALIRRDFNLNGETQILFDGELSNVQAIQNASRSNIYGFEAGIKIHLSKNLNLTSQYNIIRGNEEDASGVREPVRHVAPDFGNTHLIWEKNKIKLDAYLEYNATLSFDELAPSQVANDFLFAKDENGNPFAPSWYTLNLRSQYQISDQLSLTGTIENITNQLYRQYSSGISAPGLNAILALRYKL encoded by the coding sequence ATGAAATATATTTTTCTTTTCTTTTTATGCTTATTTTCGTTTGCTATTAAGGCGCAAAACATAACTGTATTTGATCAATCCTCTAAAGAACCAATAGCAGGAGTTGCTGTATATAATAGCTCTAAATCTAAATCTGCAACATCAGATGTTGACGGTGTAGTATGTCTTGATCTTTTTTTAGAAAATGAGAAATTATTTTTCCAACACATTTCATATATAAAAACAGTTTATACAAAATCTAAAATTGGTAAAGAAATTTTCTTGAAATCTAAATCTCAAGATCTAGAAGAAATAGTGGTTTCTACATCAAAGTTCGAACAAAATAAAAAAGAGATTGCTCAAAAAATAACAAATATAAAAAGTGAGACTGTTGCTTTAACTAATCCACAGACTAGTGCAGATTTATTAAAAAGTAGTGGTTATGTATTTATTCAAAAAAGTCAATTAGGTGGAGGAAGTCCTATCATCAGGGGATTTTCTACAAACAGGTTGTCATTAATAGTAGATGGTGTACGATTTAACAATGCTATTTTTAGAGGAGGAAATGTGCAAAATGTAATATCTATAGACCCTTTTTCTGTTCAAAACTCGGAAGTTACGCTTGGCCCAGGAGCAGTCATTTATGGTAGTGATGCTATTGGAGGCGTCATTAATTTTTATTCGTTAAAGCCTAAATTATCTGAAATTGATAATTTTTCTTTTAATGGTAATGCAGCAATTAGATATGCAAGTGCTTCCAATGAGAATACTGGGCATTTAGATTTTAATTTAGGATATAAAAAGTGGGCATTTTTAACTAGTGTTAGTTATACAAATTTTGATGATTTAAGAGCGGGTGGAAATGGACCAGATGATTTTTTAAGACCAGATTTTGTGCAAAGGATAAATAATCAAGATGTTATTGTTACTAATGACAGTCCTAGAGATCAAATATCTTCAGGGTACGATCAGATTAATTTTTTGCAGAAAGTTCACTATAAAGCAAGTGACCGTTTAAGTTTCGATTTAGGATTGCATTACACTACCACTTCAGACTATGATAGATATGATAGACTTATAAGGCGCAACAGTGATGGCCAATTAAGATCAGCAGAGTGGTTTTTTGGACCACAGCGTTGGTTTTCTGCAAATTTTCAAGTTACAAAACTAAGTAGTAGTTCCAATTTATATGATAAAATAAAATTTACTAGTGCATATCAAAATTTTCAAGAGAGTAGAAATGATAGAAACTTTAATGCTACTAACAGGCGCATAAGAGAAGAAAATGTAGATGCTTTATCTGCTAACATAGATTTTGAAAAAACGGTTTCTAACCGCTCTAAACTATCATATGGTGCAGAATACGTTTATAATTTAGTTAATTCTGAAGCTAGACAACTAAATATTTTTACAGACGTAACGAGTGCAATTGCAACACGATATCCTGATGGTTCTAGTTGGGAATCCTTTGCGACATATATTAATTATAAATATAAGCCTAATACAAAATTAACGTTTCAATCTGGATTACGATATAATCATATATTTATTGATGCTGATTTATCTGGAAATAACGATTTCTTTAATTTCCCCTTTGAAGATGCTAACCTTAACACAGGAGCATTAACAGGAGGAGTTGGAATAAGCTGGTCTCCTAATAATATATTTCATTGGAAACTTAATGCTTCAACTGCATTTAGAGCTCCAAATATAGATGATATTGGTAGAATTTTTGATTCTGAAGCGGGTTCTGTAGTAGTTCCTAATGCAGATTTAAAATCAGAATATGCCTATAGTGGAGAATTAGGATTAACCCTAAATTTCGATGGTAGAGTTATATTAGATTTATCTTCATATTATACCTATCTAGATGATGCTTTAATAAGGAGAGATTTTAACCTTAATGGAGAAACTCAAATTTTATTTGATGGAGAATTGAGTAATGTACAAGCAATTCAAAATGCATCTAGATCTAATATTTATGGATTTGAAGCAGGAATTAAAATTCATTTATCTAAAAATTTGAATTTAACATCTCAGTATAATATCATAAGAGGGAATGAAGAAGACGCTAGTGGTGTTAGAGAACCTGTAAGACATGTTGCTCCAGATTTTGGTAATACACATTTAATTTGGGAGAAAAATAAAATTAAACTTGATGCTTATTTAGAATATAATGCAACACTCTCCTTTGATGAACTAGCTCCTTCTCAAGTCGCAAATGATTTTCTTTTTGCAAAAGATGAAAATGGAAACCCATTTGCACCATCTTGGTATACCTTAAATTTAAGGTCACAATATCAAATAAGTGATCAATTATCTTTAACAGGAACGATAGAAAATATCACTAATCAATTGTATAGACAATATTCGTCCGGTATTTCTGCGCCGGGATTAAATGCTATTCTGGCTTTACGATATAAATTATAA
- a CDS encoding T9SS C-terminal target domain-containing protein: MKKIITLIIFILTFYVNYGQIVSFDFQGNIGDEVTANSNFNDLTLGVSTISRGSGLIANNNNNSFNSQGWSTIDIADAVTGNDYLEFTISAPIAGFQFDIASINFDIQRSATGLRGVALRSSLDGFATNIDSEMAIADIGGTQNISFNVSQLNNTTAITYRLYGFSEASGGGGRIEGPGNNIEVFGLIKSDPPILCRVSDDFNALTLGSEWTEVGGNSSIVNNELTIVSAGASGLDYVFQNVSSAYNTNLGSSSDIVTWEFNMRKNVGNPSGFNSGQTGGAFILGSTDSDITQGNGYAVVLGGPGANDEIRLVSYTGGIDANSNLTDVIAAGTDFENSHVSIRVVYSPLTNIWELFVRDDGDSFNNPVSIDASSSRGTAVNTTHTNLNLDFIAFAWNHGAQNTATVNYNNLCISTAFTCATTTTWDGTNWDNGVPTLTSTAIIDANYNTITNGNFTACSLIVNTGATLDIANPPFPQPITPIASYVEVENDITVNTGGTLTVQTRGNLVQIDDASIFTNNGTSQVLKVTPVKLDWFYYTYWSAPVSGLTVDDIYPVLTRRFRFGWDAANYRDVIINATGAAGADGIDDDNNAFRALAGTDDLIPGIGYAITEDENGTPPFPRTTQFTFQGPFNNGPINVSIFNDAATVDPLNNGAHYHFLGNPYPSAISFDDFQTANASTIGPLVYYWSQATLPDSANPGNQGINFNQNDYAIYMISMGTGIAGASGVIPNEFIPSGQGFFVPSVGQGTAIFNNSMRATAVTPESNDIFFGIEQQSINLTTSTSTSNETSSSDRDLLWLDLTSNNGVFNQILIGYVDGATDANDGLAYDATRILPSELTSILYTFVEGEDTKLAIQGKDPSGLDETEIIALGFDTNISAENNTTYSLSIAQFEGSFFENTTIFLRDNLLDITHDLSASEYDFTSEIGVFKDRFEIQFISSTLSSEDDILLEENNSLAIIELDNGDVQFRVSDNLEMESVRIIDLTGRTLYDFDANGNNTIFSLSNLNRSIYIAQVKLTNGIVLTKKALKTN, translated from the coding sequence ATGAAAAAAATAATTACTCTTATTATATTTATATTAACGTTCTATGTTAACTATGGACAAATTGTTTCTTTTGATTTTCAAGGAAATATAGGAGATGAAGTTACCGCTAATTCAAATTTTAATGACCTAACTTTAGGAGTTTCTACAATAAGTAGAGGTAGTGGTTTAATTGCTAATAATAACAATAACAGTTTTAATTCTCAAGGTTGGTCTACAATAGATATTGCAGATGCTGTTACTGGAAATGATTATTTAGAATTTACAATATCAGCACCTATTGCTGGTTTCCAATTTGACATAGCTAGTATTAATTTTGATATTCAACGATCAGCAACAGGGTTAAGAGGGGTAGCATTGAGAAGTTCTTTAGATGGATTTGCTACGAATATTGATTCTGAAATGGCAATAGCTGACATAGGAGGAACTCAAAATATATCATTTAATGTTTCTCAATTGAATAATACTACTGCTATAACTTATAGATTATATGGTTTTTCTGAAGCTTCTGGCGGTGGTGGTAGAATAGAAGGCCCAGGTAATAATATTGAAGTTTTCGGACTTATTAAATCTGATCCTCCTATTCTTTGTAGAGTGTCAGATGATTTTAATGCTTTAACTTTAGGATCTGAATGGACAGAGGTTGGAGGAAATTCTTCTATTGTAAACAACGAATTAACTATTGTATCTGCTGGCGCTAGTGGTCTTGATTATGTTTTCCAAAATGTATCTAGTGCTTATAACACAAATTTAGGGTCATCTAGTGATATTGTAACTTGGGAATTTAATATGCGAAAAAATGTTGGTAATCCTAGTGGTTTTAATTCTGGACAAACGGGGGGAGCTTTTATTTTAGGGTCTACAGATTCTGATATTACTCAAGGAAATGGGTATGCAGTGGTATTAGGGGGGCCTGGAGCAAATGATGAAATACGACTTGTTAGTTATACAGGAGGTATAGATGCTAATTCAAATCTTACAGATGTTATTGCTGCTGGCACCGATTTTGAAAATTCACATGTAAGCATTCGTGTGGTTTATAGTCCACTTACTAACATTTGGGAGTTATTTGTTAGAGATGACGGTGACTCTTTTAACAACCCTGTAAGTATTGATGCTAGTAGTTCACGAGGGACGGCTGTAAACACAACACATACAAATTTAAATTTAGATTTTATAGCATTCGCTTGGAATCATGGTGCTCAAAATACTGCTACAGTTAACTACAATAACCTCTGTATATCTACTGCTTTTACTTGTGCTACTACAACTACTTGGGATGGCACTAATTGGGACAATGGAGTACCAACACTTACATCTACAGCTATTATTGATGCTAATTATAATACAATAACCAATGGTAATTTTACCGCATGTAGTTTAATTGTAAATACTGGTGCAACATTAGATATTGCAAACCCTCCATTTCCTCAACCTATAACACCTATAGCTTCTTATGTAGAGGTTGAAAATGATATTACTGTAAATACTGGAGGTACACTCACAGTTCAAACTAGAGGTAATTTAGTGCAAATAGATGATGCTTCAATTTTTACTAATAACGGAACTTCTCAGGTATTAAAAGTTACACCAGTAAAATTAGATTGGTTTTACTATACATATTGGAGTGCTCCTGTTTCTGGATTAACAGTTGACGATATATATCCTGTATTAACTCGAAGGTTCAGATTTGGTTGGGATGCTGCTAATTATCGAGACGTAATTATTAATGCTACCGGTGCTGCAGGAGCTGATGGAATTGATGACGATAATAATGCATTTCGAGCTTTAGCTGGCACAGATGATTTAATTCCAGGTATTGGTTATGCAATTACTGAAGATGAAAATGGAACTCCTCCATTTCCTAGAACAACACAATTTACGTTTCAAGGTCCATTTAATAATGGCCCTATAAATGTTTCTATTTTTAATGATGCCGCAACTGTTGACCCTTTAAATAATGGAGCACATTATCATTTTTTAGGTAATCCTTACCCATCTGCTATAAGCTTTGATGATTTCCAAACCGCTAATGCATCAACAATAGGTCCTTTAGTGTATTATTGGTCTCAAGCCACTCTTCCAGATTCAGCTAACCCTGGGAATCAAGGAATTAATTTTAATCAAAATGATTATGCCATTTATATGATAAGTATGGGAACTGGTATTGCTGGTGCCAGTGGTGTTATTCCTAACGAATTTATTCCATCAGGTCAAGGCTTTTTTGTACCTAGTGTTGGTCAAGGCACTGCAATTTTTAATAATTCAATGAGAGCTACTGCTGTAACTCCAGAGAGTAACGATATCTTTTTTGGCATTGAGCAACAAAGTATTAATTTAACAACAAGTACAAGTACATCTAATGAAACAAGTTCCAGCGACCGTGACTTATTATGGTTAGATTTAACCTCTAATAATGGTGTGTTTAATCAAATTTTAATTGGCTATGTAGATGGTGCTACAGATGCTAATGATGGATTAGCATATGATGCAACTAGAATACTTCCTTCTGAATTAACTAGTATTTTATACACTTTTGTTGAGGGAGAGGATACAAAACTTGCAATTCAAGGGAAAGACCCTAGTGGGCTAGATGAAACAGAGATTATTGCATTAGGATTTGACACCAATATTTCTGCTGAAAACAATACAACTTATTCATTATCTATAGCACAATTTGAAGGATCATTCTTCGAAAATACTACTATATTTTTAAGAGATAATTTATTAGATATTACTCATGATTTGTCTGCTTCAGAATATGATTTCACTTCTGAAATCGGAGTCTTTAAAGATCGCTTTGAAATTCAATTTATTTCCAGTACTTTATCTTCTGAAGATGATATACTTCTTGAAGAAAATAATTCATTAGCAATCATTGAACTTGATAATGGTGATGTACAATTTAGAGTTTCTGATAATCTAGAAATGGAATCTGTTAGAATTATTGATTTAACAGGGCGTACTTTATATGATTTTGATGCTAATGGGAACAATACTATATTCAGCTTATCTAATTTAAATCGTTCTATTTATATTGCTCAAGTAAAACTAACTAATGGCATAGTCTTAACTAAAAAAGCACTAAAAACTAATTAA